In Apium graveolens cultivar Ventura chromosome 10, ASM990537v1, whole genome shotgun sequence, the following are encoded in one genomic region:
- the LOC141693135 gene encoding serine/threonine-protein kinase STY13-like codes for MLEGTKFTGIIDLNSHHEYDISQVFYRKLDEGSNMSIDSLGSLQLSNGGGSVAMSVDNSSVGSNDSHTRILNHQGLKRVSNYSVAHSVNRGKVSSLSDDALAQALMDNRYPSQGLQNFDEWTIDLRKLNMGSAFAQGAFGKLYKGTYNGVDVAIKLLERPENDLERAQLMEQQFQQEVMMLATLKHPNIVRFVGGCRKPMVWCIVTEYAKGGSVRQFLAKRQNRAVPLKLAVKQALDVARGMEYVHALGYIHRDLKSDNLLISADKSIKIADFGVARIEVQTEGMTPETGTYRWMAPEMIQHRQYTHKVDVYSFGIVLWELITGMLPFQNMTAVQAAFAVVNKGVRPNIPHDCMPVLGEIMTRCWDSNPDVRPPFTEVVRMLEHAEIEVMTTVRKARFRCCLSQPMTTD; via the exons ATGTTGGAGGGTACTAAGTTTACTGGAATTATAGACCTGAATAGCCACCATGAGTATGATATTTCACAAGTCTTTTATCGTAAGCTTGATGAAGGCTCAAACATGTCAATTGATAGTCTTGGGAGCTTGCAGTTGAGCAATGGCGGAGGGTCAGTTGCTATGTCTGTTGATAATAGTAGTGTTGGTTCCAATGATTCTCACACTCGCATCCTAAACCACCAAGGACTTAAACGTGTTAGTAATTACTCTGTGGCCCATAGTGTTAATCGTGGAAAGGTCTCTAGTCTCAGTGATGATGCACTAGCCCAGGCTTTGATGGACAATCGTTACCCTTCACAGGGACTTCAGAATTTTGATGAGTGGACAATTGATCTCAGGAAGCTTAACATGGGTTCAGCTTTTGCACAGGGTGCTTTTGGAAAATTATATAAAGGCACTTACAATGGTGTGGATGTTGCCATCAAGCTTTTGGAGAGGCCGGAAAATGACCTTGAAAGGGCCCAATTGATGGAGCAACAGTTTCAACAGGAGGTGATGATGTTGGCAACCTTAAAACATCCAAATATAGTTCGATTTGTTGGTGGGTGTCGCAAACCGATGGTCTGGTGTATCGTCACAGAATATGCAAAGGGAGGCTCAGTTCGGCAATTTTTAGCAAAGAGACAGAATCGAGCAGTGCCTTTGAAATTAGCCGTAAAGCAGGCACTGGATGTTGCGAGAGGGATGGAATACGTTCATGCACTTGGTTACATTCACAGGGATTTGAAATCTGACAACTTATTGATATCTGCTGACAAGTCAATCAAGATTGCAGATTTTGGAGTTGCTAGAATTGAGGTGCAGACTGAAGGAATGACTCCAGAGACAGGAACCTATCGCTGGATGGCTCC GGAAATGATCCAGCACAGACAGTACACCCATAAGGTGGATGTTTATAGCTTTGGGATTGTCCTTTGGGAACTTATCACAGGAATGCTACCGTTTCAGAACATGACCGCTGTGCAGGCAGCCTTCGCAGTTGTCAACAAAGGTGTTCGTCCAAATATCCCCCATGACTGTATGCCGGTTCTTGGTGAGATCATGACTCGATGCTGGGACAGTAACCCTGATGTGCGGCCACCATTCACCGAGGTTGTCAGAATGCTAGAACATGCAGAAATTGAGGTCATGACAACTGTCCGGAAGGCCCGATTCAGGTGTTGCTTGAGCCAACCAATGACTACTGACTGA